Proteins from one Argopecten irradians isolate NY chromosome 15, Ai_NY, whole genome shotgun sequence genomic window:
- the LOC138309338 gene encoding uncharacterized protein translates to MRITSLTLAISLLSYWITHQTDKKHSTLHNLSPRPSQNYDHTQLHCYLAAYPSLLHRLKHKTIKPSCTYIFILLLSISADTELNPGPRTPRYPCGTCNKAVTWKSSAICCDSCNTWYHVDCQGMNPSFLKYMDHSGVSWDCIQCGLPNFSSTLFDNNTSINTSNRFSQLDTDTDLNTQNIPTSPGPPTASSSPIKHNKDVTRKNKFNQPIRIATINFQSISNKKPDLEQILHSLKPDIIIGTETWLNNTTSSYEYFPIQEYTVYRKDRKQNKKGQSHGGVLIAVTNKYRSEQIQELDTDNESIFINISMANSHNLTIGSYYRPPSDKGHSLDQLEISMKRLGHNNNTITFISGDFNLPHIDWQNNTTIPGKTDTKLHQQLLDIIDDNSLTQMTTNTTRGDHILDLTLTNRPSIVNKTETSPPIGKADHDIIFTEIDVRLKKIRKQPRDIPLYGKANWDNIRNDLTHINTKLDEPTNQTIDDLWNLFKNTLNDSVD, encoded by the coding sequence ATGAGGATTACATCACTTACACTAGCCATATCACTCCTATCCTATTGGATAACTCACCAAACAGACAAAAAACACTCGACACTTCACAATCTCTCCCCTAGGCCTAGCCAAAACTACGACCACACACAACTTCACTGCTACCTGGCAGCATATCCATCTCTACTTCACAGACTcaaacataaaacaattaaacCCAGCTGTACATACATATTCATTCTTCTACTCTCAATATCTGCAGATACAGAACTCAACCCTGGTCCGAGAACCCCACGATACCCCTGTGGTACCTGCAATAAGGCAGTCACGTGGAAATCCAGTGCTATATGTTGCGATTCGTGCAATACCTGGTACCATGTAGACTGCCAAGGAATGAATCCTTCATTCCTCAAATATATGGACCACAGTGGAGTCTCTTGGGATTGCATACAGTGCGGACTACCAAACTTTTCATCTACACTATTTGACAACAACACTAgtataaatacatcaaataGATTCTCACAACTAGACACGGATACAGACCTTAACACGCAGAACATCCCCACCAGCCCAGGACCTCCTACAGCATCCTCCTCTCCAATCAAACACAACAAAGATGTCACTAGGAAAAATAAATTCAACCAGCCAATCCGCATAGCAACTATTAACTTCCAATCTATCTCCAACAAAAAACCAGACCTCGAACAAATACTACACTCCTTAAAACCAGACATCATCATAGGCACAGAAACGTGGCTAAACAACACAACATCGTCCTACGAGTACTTCCCGATCCAAGAATACACAGTATATAGGAAAGACCGCAAACAGAATAAAAAGGGACAAAGTCACGGGGGGGTACTAATTGCAGTCACAAACAAATACCGCTCAGAACAAATTCAAGAACTTGACACCGATAACGAATCCATTTTCATCAACATCTCCATGGCAAACTCACATAACCTCACAATAGGATCGTACTACAGACCACCCTCAGACAAAGGACATTCACTTGACCAATTAGAAATCTCCATGAAAAGACTaggacataacaacaacacaattACTTTCATTAGCGGAGATTTCAACTTACCACACATAGATTggcaaaacaacacaacaattcCAGGTAAAACAGACACAAAACTTCACCAACAGCTACTTGATATCATAGACGACAACTCTCTCACACAAATGACTACCAACACAACTAGAGGTGACCACATTCTTGACCTAACACTAACAAACCGCCCTTCAATTGTCAACAAGACTGAAACATCACCACCCATAGGGAAAGCTGATCATGACATCATATTCACTGAAATTGACGTGCGACTCAAGAAAATTAGGAAGCAGCCCAGGGACATCCCCCTATACGGTAAAGCTAACTGGGACAATATTAGAAATGACCTGACCCACATCAACACGAAACTGGACGAACCAACAAACCAAACAATAGATGACCTCTGGAACCTTTTTAAGAACACACTTAATGACTCAGTAGATTAA